GTTGGCACAGCATGGGGTACTGGTCGGTATTTCCAGCGGAGCTAATGTGTTTGCCGCCCAACAGGTCGCGGCACAACTCAAGTCTGGGCAACGCGTGGTCACAACATTGTGCGATACGGGTGAGCGCTATCTGTCGATGGATATTTTTGACGCATGAGATACCGCAGACTATCTGTTCAGCTAACGATTGCGTTGCTGCTGATTCTGGTCGGTGGTGTCCTCTCGCAGGCTGCCGCCGAACACTACGGCAAGGTTAGCTGGATCGGCGATGGCGATACTATCACCGTTGATGGCGTGGGCGTTGTCCGACTGATCGGCATCGACTGCCCGGAAAAAGAGGAGTCGGATCGGGATTGGAAATTTTTGCGCCTCGGCAGTTGCGACTGGCAGGCATTGCGCCATGTGGCTCAGTCGGCACGCCAGCGCACTAAAGAGTTATGCCTGCATCAGGTGGTACAATTACAGACCGGCGAAGAAAGGTTTGACCG
This DNA window, taken from Desulfuromonas acetoxidans DSM 684, encodes the following:
- a CDS encoding thermonuclease family protein; the encoded protein is MRYRRLSVQLTIALLLILVGGVLSQAAAEHYGKVSWIGDGDTITVDGVGVVRLIGIDCPEKEESDRDWKFLRLGSCDWQALRHVAQSARQRTKELCLHQVVQLQTGEERFDRYGRLLAYVWLPDGRMLNQLLLEEGQAIVYRRFDFSEKENFLTLEKKARTQQRGLWRVTKHRS